The Novipirellula artificiosorum genome contains a region encoding:
- a CDS encoding ABC transporter ATP-binding protein, whose amino-acid sequence MKSEFVLQAHGVHKSYRKDRIEVPVLRGVDVDITAGKVNALVGRSGSGKSTLMHLLATLDQPDSGEIYFQGQRIDNAPRARRDAYRNHDIGIIFQFYHLLPELSAIENVLAPMMIGQSLWSYFCNRREARKRAEAMLDRVGLLHRASHRPAEMSGGEMQRAAIARALMTDPTLLLADEPTGNLDTDTGESILGLLVQLSREENLTIVMITHDDAIAESADVCYRMQDGLLETKPSSLQAA is encoded by the coding sequence ATGAAGAGTGAATTCGTTCTCCAAGCACACGGTGTTCATAAGAGCTACCGCAAAGATCGCATTGAGGTCCCGGTGCTTCGCGGCGTCGATGTCGACATCACAGCGGGCAAGGTCAACGCGCTTGTGGGGCGATCGGGCAGCGGCAAGAGCACACTGATGCATTTGCTTGCGACTCTCGATCAGCCCGATTCGGGCGAGATCTATTTCCAAGGCCAGCGAATTGACAATGCACCGCGGGCGCGGCGTGATGCTTATCGCAACCATGACATTGGCATCATCTTCCAGTTCTACCATTTGTTGCCGGAGTTGTCCGCGATTGAGAACGTCCTTGCACCGATGATGATCGGACAAAGCTTATGGAGCTATTTTTGCAACCGCCGCGAAGCGAGAAAGCGTGCCGAGGCCATGCTCGACCGGGTTGGGCTGTTGCATCGCGCGTCACACCGGCCAGCCGAAATGAGCGGCGGGGAGATGCAGCGGGCGGCGATCGCAAGAGCACTGATGACCGATCCAACCCTGCTGTTGGCAGACGAACCCACTGGCAACTTGGATACGGATACGGGGGAATCGATCCTCGGTCTGCTGGTCCAACTCAGCCGGGAAGAGAACTTGACGATCGTCATGATCACCCACGACGACGCGATCGCCGAAAGTGCGGATGTGTGTTACCGAATGCAAGATGGGCTTCTGGAAACGAAACCGTCGTCACTGCAGGCAGCGTAG
- a CDS encoding ABC transporter permease, whose product MYRWLLCFRYLRTRYIALASIISVTLGVATLIVVNSVMSGFAVEMHNRLHGLASDILIECHLVGGMPDPERHLREIHEVAGDQIAGSSVSVHVPSMLGIDFNGQQIARHVNLVGLDPETYNTVSQFGQFLLHPENRSKVSFDLRENGYAPDREGFPESGWAWRRRAARMQKALELERERIEVLKAKRNAELSQPSPLANPNATGLAAATGPESPRFPAVMSPELFSGTGVEAAKEFDPEFDPHPGIILGIATCSLKHRDADNVVRDTYYCRPGDDVRMMFPNASDNTKVINQKFTVVDLYESGMSEYDSTFAFVRLDQLQDFRGMIDPQSGIRSVTTIQLKLVEGADLNAVRDALRHRFPPEIYAYNIQTWKDMQGPLLAAVRLETTILNILLFLIIAVAGFGILATFFMIVVEKTRDIGTLKALGASGRGVMSIFLSYGLLLGVVGSGAGLIGGLLFVGHINEVARWIEKITGQEVFDPTVYYFTEIPTIIDPFTLCWVMAGAVAIAAMASVLPALRAARMHPVQALRFE is encoded by the coding sequence ATGTATCGTTGGTTGCTTTGTTTCCGCTATTTGCGGACTCGTTACATCGCGCTCGCCTCCATCATCAGCGTCACCCTTGGTGTTGCGACGTTGATTGTGGTCAACAGTGTGATGTCCGGCTTTGCAGTCGAGATGCATAACCGGCTTCACGGCCTAGCCTCCGATATTCTGATCGAATGCCATCTCGTAGGCGGGATGCCCGATCCTGAGCGTCATTTGCGAGAGATCCATGAGGTCGCCGGTGACCAAATCGCAGGATCCTCGGTCAGCGTGCATGTCCCCAGCATGTTAGGGATCGATTTCAATGGTCAACAAATCGCTCGACATGTGAACTTGGTCGGGCTTGATCCGGAAACTTACAACACGGTCAGCCAATTTGGCCAGTTTCTGCTCCATCCTGAAAACCGTTCCAAAGTCAGTTTCGACCTTCGCGAAAACGGGTATGCCCCCGATCGCGAGGGCTTTCCCGAGTCGGGTTGGGCGTGGCGACGCCGAGCCGCGCGGATGCAAAAGGCCCTTGAGCTCGAACGCGAACGGATCGAAGTGCTGAAGGCGAAACGGAACGCGGAATTGTCACAACCGTCGCCACTTGCCAACCCAAACGCCACCGGACTTGCTGCAGCCACGGGGCCCGAAAGCCCCAGGTTTCCGGCAGTCATGTCACCCGAATTGTTCAGTGGGACGGGGGTCGAGGCGGCGAAGGAATTCGACCCCGAGTTTGACCCCCACCCAGGGATCATCTTGGGGATTGCAACCTGCAGTCTAAAACATCGCGACGCGGACAACGTCGTTCGCGATACTTACTATTGCCGCCCTGGCGATGACGTGCGGATGATGTTCCCCAATGCGTCGGACAACACGAAAGTCATCAATCAAAAATTTACCGTCGTTGATTTGTACGAATCCGGGATGAGCGAATATGACAGCACGTTCGCCTTCGTTCGGCTCGACCAATTGCAAGATTTTCGCGGCATGATCGACCCGCAATCGGGCATTCGCAGCGTCACCACCATCCAATTGAAATTGGTGGAAGGGGCCGACTTGAACGCGGTCCGCGATGCCCTTCGTCACCGCTTCCCACCAGAAATCTACGCCTACAACATCCAAACGTGGAAAGACATGCAAGGCCCCCTGTTGGCGGCCGTCCGGTTGGAAACGACCATTTTGAACATCCTGCTGTTCCTGATCATCGCCGTTGCGGGATTCGGAATCCTGGCGACGTTCTTCATGATCGTCGTTGAAAAGACACGCGACATCGGCACGCTCAAAGCCCTCGGCGCATCAGGCCGAGGTGTGATGAGCATCTTTTTGAGCTACGGGCTGTTGCTGGGAGTGGTCGGCAGCGGTGCGGGGTTGATTGGCGGTTTGTTGTTCGTTGGTCACATCAACGAGGTCGCAAGGTGGATTGAAAAAATCACCGGTCAAGAGGTTTTCGATCCGACCGTTTATTACTTTACCGAAATCCCTACGATCATTGATCCGTTTACACTTTGTTGGGTGATGGCCGGTGCCGTCGCGATCGCAGCGATGGCAAGTGTCTTGCCGGCACTGCGAGCGGCCAGAATGCACCCGGTTCAAGCGTTGCGATTCGAATAG
- a CDS encoding glutathione peroxidase → MRLMMILFLALGAMIPMSNADDTKATTDHECALNFKVKNIDGENVDLEDYEGKVVLIVNTASKCGLTPQYAGLEDLFKKYEENGFVVLGFPCNQFAGQEPGSEAEIKEFCSTKYKVTFPMFSKIEVNGDGANDLYKYLTSKKVEPVGDGKISWNFEKFLVDRDGQLVNRFGPRTTPSDPDLLKAIEAELQ, encoded by the coding sequence ATGCGACTGATGATGATCCTCTTTCTCGCCCTTGGAGCCATGATTCCAATGTCCAACGCCGATGACACAAAAGCCACGACCGACCACGAATGTGCCCTTAATTTCAAAGTTAAGAACATCGACGGTGAAAACGTTGACCTTGAAGATTACGAAGGCAAAGTCGTGTTGATCGTCAACACGGCCAGTAAATGCGGGCTGACCCCCCAATACGCGGGATTAGAGGATCTGTTCAAAAAGTATGAGGAAAATGGCTTTGTCGTGCTCGGTTTCCCCTGCAACCAATTCGCGGGTCAAGAACCGGGCAGTGAGGCCGAGATCAAAGAGTTTTGCTCGACCAAATACAAGGTCACCTTCCCCATGTTCAGCAAGATCGAGGTCAACGGTGACGGGGCCAATGACCTTTACAAGTACCTGACATCCAAGAAGGTCGAACCGGTTGGGGATGGCAAGATCTCATGGAACTTCGAGAAATTTCTCGTCGATCGCGACGGTCAATTGGTGAATCGTTTCGGGCCACGGACGACGCCGAGTGATCCCGATTTACTCAAAGCAATTGAAGCGGAGCTGCAATAG
- a CDS encoding cytosine permease has protein sequence METKLPDYVASSQPVPKEGRMPWFKSTAQTYAGIMLWFVFWQSVPASGATNPGGILAHGLGVAILGVVFAAFICHFACYLAPGLMGMKTGRSLAVVGTSTYGVKGGFLMPGFFMGILQFGWLAVNAYFSAELVAAFLGQGQGSTVHMGIGIVWALLAVFVGIKGIAYVAKVATYLPLIPLVILIVLASGTFSGISQFSPEKLGVTADVQVSSFSLIMLVIANVVGFFATAGAAGVDIASSNRTSKDVHLGGLVGVAGVTIFTGVLSLIIVAGTYGQGLLESPAILDPTKLMEAIMGPQVGKIFMLLLAIAAFPPACFSSFIAAESFKNTLPKVNPFVSCGIGAVCAIGLVLSGKAGDAAGVFGFIGASFGPICGAMSADYLLSGRKWPGPRAGFNPAGWISWAVGFVVGVWPKLAPMLGVNFEIPCPPVAAIIVGFVLYILLAKAGMTSRLLPMPGATADAAATDAAIADA, from the coding sequence ATGGAAACCAAGCTCCCCGATTATGTCGCGTCCTCGCAGCCAGTGCCAAAAGAAGGACGGATGCCCTGGTTCAAGAGTACGGCTCAAACGTACGCCGGCATTATGCTGTGGTTCGTGTTTTGGCAAAGCGTTCCAGCGAGCGGTGCGACCAATCCTGGCGGTATCTTGGCACATGGTTTAGGCGTAGCCATTTTGGGTGTCGTGTTTGCCGCGTTCATTTGCCACTTTGCCTGCTACCTTGCCCCCGGTCTGATGGGGATGAAAACGGGTCGCTCGCTGGCGGTTGTCGGGACGAGCACCTACGGAGTGAAAGGTGGTTTTTTGATGCCCGGCTTCTTCATGGGGATCCTTCAATTCGGCTGGTTAGCAGTAAACGCCTATTTCTCGGCTGAACTGGTTGCTGCGTTCTTGGGGCAGGGCCAAGGCTCGACGGTCCATATGGGAATTGGGATCGTTTGGGCGTTGTTAGCTGTGTTTGTTGGTATCAAAGGGATCGCTTATGTTGCCAAGGTTGCGACCTACCTTCCGTTGATCCCACTGGTCATTTTGATCGTTTTGGCATCGGGGACATTCTCTGGGATTTCCCAGTTCAGCCCCGAGAAACTTGGTGTTACGGCGGACGTTCAAGTTTCCTCGTTCAGTTTGATCATGTTGGTGATCGCCAATGTGGTTGGCTTCTTCGCGACGGCGGGGGCGGCTGGTGTCGATATCGCATCGAGTAACCGGACGAGCAAAGACGTTCATCTCGGCGGCTTAGTCGGGGTTGCGGGCGTGACCATTTTTACCGGTGTGTTGTCGCTGATCATTGTTGCTGGCACCTACGGCCAAGGCTTGTTGGAATCGCCCGCGATCTTGGATCCGACCAAGTTGATGGAAGCGATCATGGGACCGCAGGTCGGAAAGATCTTTATGTTGCTGCTGGCTATTGCAGCATTCCCGCCAGCCTGTTTCAGCTCGTTCATCGCCGCAGAGAGTTTTAAGAATACGCTGCCAAAAGTGAATCCCTTTGTCTCCTGTGGCATCGGAGCGGTTTGTGCAATCGGCTTGGTGTTGTCCGGAAAGGCGGGCGACGCGGCTGGCGTCTTCGGGTTCATTGGTGCATCGTTCGGTCCGATTTGTGGTGCGATGTCCGCAGACTACTTGCTATCGGGGCGCAAATGGCCTGGTCCGCGAGCCGGTTTCAATCCTGCGGGTTGGATTTCTTGGGCCGTTGGTTTTGTGGTTGGCGTTTGGCCCAAGTTGGCTCCGATGCTTGGCGTGAACTTCGAAATTCCTTGTCCGCCCGTCGCTGCAATCATCGTTGGCTTCGTGCTTTACATCCTTTTGGCCAAAGCCGGTATGACCAGCCGTTTGCTGCCGATGCCGGGTGCCACTGCGGATGCGGCAGCCACGGATGCTGCGATCGCCGACGCATAA
- the aspS gene encoding aspartate--tRNA ligase: MLRSHTCGQLRKTDVGTEVTLCGWVESKRDHGGAVFIDLRDRYGLTQVVVGPPEADTQAIESAGRIPTESVILIKGKVTDRLEGKTNEKLATGEIEVRSDHVEILNSCANPPFTPSQADLPGEDLRLKYRFLDLRRKEMQQGLILRSKIIKTMRDYFAEHDFIDVETPILGRSTPEGARDYLVPSRVHAGKFYALPQSPQLYKQILMVAGFDRYVQVAKCFRDEDLRADRQPEFTQLDLEMSFVDADDIMGLIDGLVARTAKEVLGKEVKTPLPRMTYDEAMRRYGHDAPDLRFDMEIVDVTSVAAKTDFRVFRATADAGNFVRGMNVKDAATKYSRRQIDELTDFVKEFGAKGLAWFRVEDDGTLWSPISKNLDPAHLTEIKELLKGEPGDLLMFLADTWEVTCKGLYALRKRLGAELKLYNSDQLDCSWITEFPMFEKDEETGNWSAMHHPFTAPLARDLSKLAEDPRACRAQAYDLVINGSEAGGGTIRIHDSKTQQQVFELLGIDEATAEDRFGFLLNALRYGAPPHGGIALGVDRWVMLLAGLDNIREVIAFPKTQKAADLMTEAPGNVDTAQLNELYLRTVGIKPSESK, from the coding sequence TTGCTACGCTCCCATACCTGCGGCCAACTCCGCAAAACCGATGTCGGAACTGAAGTGACCCTGTGTGGATGGGTCGAGAGTAAACGTGACCATGGCGGAGCGGTCTTTATCGACCTGCGTGACCGCTACGGATTGACCCAAGTCGTTGTTGGGCCTCCGGAAGCCGACACGCAAGCGATTGAATCGGCCGGCCGTATTCCGACGGAAAGCGTTATCTTGATCAAAGGCAAGGTGACCGATCGTCTCGAAGGCAAGACCAACGAAAAATTGGCCACCGGTGAAATCGAAGTTCGCTCGGATCACGTCGAGATTCTCAACAGCTGTGCCAACCCACCGTTCACTCCGAGTCAGGCTGATTTGCCCGGCGAAGATCTTCGGCTGAAGTATCGTTTCTTGGACTTGCGTCGCAAGGAGATGCAGCAGGGCTTGATCCTGCGGAGCAAGATCATCAAGACCATGCGAGACTACTTTGCCGAGCACGATTTCATCGATGTGGAAACGCCGATTCTCGGCCGCAGCACACCCGAAGGAGCCCGAGATTATTTGGTCCCCAGTCGCGTGCATGCGGGCAAGTTCTACGCCTTGCCACAATCGCCTCAGTTGTACAAACAAATCTTGATGGTGGCTGGTTTTGATCGTTACGTGCAAGTCGCCAAGTGTTTCCGCGACGAAGACTTGCGCGCGGATCGGCAGCCCGAGTTCACTCAATTGGATTTGGAAATGTCGTTCGTCGACGCCGACGACATCATGGGATTGATCGACGGGCTGGTAGCACGAACGGCAAAAGAAGTCCTCGGCAAAGAAGTCAAAACGCCACTTCCGCGGATGACGTACGACGAAGCGATGCGGCGTTACGGTCATGATGCTCCTGATTTGCGTTTTGACATGGAAATTGTTGATGTCACGTCGGTTGCTGCCAAGACCGATTTCCGAGTCTTCCGCGCGACCGCCGACGCGGGGAATTTCGTACGAGGCATGAACGTAAAGGATGCCGCAACCAAGTATTCGCGTCGCCAAATCGACGAACTGACGGACTTCGTAAAGGAGTTTGGTGCGAAAGGTCTGGCATGGTTCCGTGTCGAGGACGATGGCACGCTGTGGAGTCCGATCAGCAAGAACCTTGATCCCGCTCACTTGACCGAGATCAAAGAGTTGCTGAAAGGCGAACCCGGCGACTTGCTGATGTTCTTGGCCGATACTTGGGAAGTCACCTGCAAAGGGCTTTATGCACTTCGCAAACGTCTCGGCGCCGAGTTGAAGCTCTACAACTCCGACCAACTCGATTGTAGCTGGATCACGGAGTTCCCGATGTTCGAGAAGGATGAGGAAACCGGCAATTGGTCGGCTATGCACCATCCGTTTACCGCCCCGCTCGCTCGCGACTTGTCAAAATTGGCCGAGGATCCGCGGGCTTGTCGTGCTCAAGCCTATGATCTTGTCATCAACGGCAGCGAAGCGGGTGGTGGGACCATCCGAATTCATGATTCCAAGACTCAGCAACAAGTGTTCGAACTGTTGGGCATCGATGAAGCGACCGCCGAAGATCGGTTCGGGTTTTTGCTCAACGCACTGCGCTATGGTGCTCCGCCGCACGGCGGAATTGCATTGGGCGTCGATCGCTGGGTGATGCTGCTCGCTGGCCTCGATAATATTCGTGAAGTCATCGCGTTCCCCAAAACGCAAAAGGCCGCGGACTTGATGACCGAAGCGCCTGGCAACGTCGATACGGCGCAACTCAACGAACTGTACCTTCGCACGGTCGGCATCAAGCCGTCCGAGTCCAAGTAA
- a CDS encoding redoxin domain-containing protein has protein sequence MMTRNLLSVCLLFLTLPSIVRAEDPPGFQELQIGDRAPDFKLPGIDGRDWSLADFDGPSVLLVYFTSNHCPVCHAHDPRLMTLLEELKDESLAVVAINPNSGDGLRLEELGYSKYDDSFQDMKPYAEEHRFTFPYLYDGETQATAKRYGCLATPHVFVFDQQRNLRYRGRFDDSRYPDPATVTKQDTRDAIVALLAGRDVEVPVTRPFGCSTKWREKIASVARANDQWEQAEITLDDIDAAGVAKLVKNDTDKYRLFNVWSTTCAPCVVEFPGLIRISRRMGMRSFELITLSTDLPQDREKVIAFLDNQRAALPSRLTASLEKEGRKSNNYLYTGASMDELIEALDPQWEGPQPHTVLVAPGGEIVFRHNGLLEEEKLLEAILKKLTGAYQPE, from the coding sequence ATGATGACCCGAAACCTTTTGTCCGTCTGTCTTTTGTTTCTGACTTTGCCTTCGATCGTTCGAGCCGAAGATCCACCTGGTTTTCAGGAGCTGCAAATCGGTGACCGGGCTCCCGACTTCAAGCTGCCGGGCATTGACGGTCGTGATTGGTCGCTTGCCGATTTCGATGGACCGAGTGTTTTACTGGTCTACTTTACATCGAACCACTGTCCGGTTTGTCATGCTCATGACCCGCGATTGATGACGCTGTTGGAAGAACTGAAGGACGAGAGTCTTGCGGTGGTCGCGATCAATCCGAACTCAGGTGACGGACTGCGATTGGAAGAGCTCGGCTATTCGAAGTACGACGACAGCTTCCAAGATATGAAGCCCTATGCCGAAGAACACCGGTTCACTTTCCCGTACCTGTATGACGGAGAAACGCAAGCGACGGCGAAACGTTACGGGTGTTTGGCCACGCCTCACGTGTTTGTCTTTGACCAACAACGGAACCTGCGCTACCGCGGACGGTTCGATGATTCACGCTATCCCGATCCAGCAACCGTAACGAAGCAAGACACGCGCGATGCCATCGTTGCCTTGTTGGCCGGTCGTGACGTCGAAGTACCCGTGACGCGGCCATTCGGTTGCTCGACGAAGTGGAGAGAAAAAATCGCTTCGGTGGCGCGAGCGAACGATCAATGGGAACAAGCCGAAATTACGCTTGACGACATTGATGCTGCGGGGGTTGCCAAATTGGTGAAGAACGACACCGATAAATACAGGCTTTTCAATGTCTGGTCCACCACCTGTGCGCCATGTGTGGTCGAGTTTCCCGGCTTGATCCGGATCTCGCGACGAATGGGCATGCGTTCGTTCGAGCTGATCACGCTCAGCACAGACCTCCCACAAGATCGCGAAAAGGTGATCGCATTTCTTGATAACCAGCGAGCCGCACTACCAAGTCGCCTGACCGCTTCGCTTGAAAAAGAAGGGCGAAAGTCAAACAATTATTTGTACACTGGCGCCAGCATGGACGAGTTGATCGAAGCACTCGACCCTCAATGGGAAGGACCTCAACCACACACGGTCTTGGTGGCTCCGGGGGGAGAAATCGTGTTCCGGCACAACGGATTGCTCGAAGAAGAAAAACTGCTGGAAGCGATTCTCAAAAAGTTGACCGGCGCATATCAGCCAGAGTGA
- a CDS encoding ankyrin repeat domain-containing protein — MLLSLLVLGGTIGCRPATVLVDNKAEDVEGELQSEGQPSSTSEAVSVDESAASDDEAASVDERAVSDEVPIQAADPKTSNTEPSATGPKFSDDAFHRAALDGNMRIIQLSLDSGTDINVPDEQGHTVLHFAAFNGHTELVKFFLDKGMPIDLRDGEGKSALIHAASGPFNETVVLLLDEGADMNLADQTEGFTALMMAAAEGQLEVVKTLLTRGADKSAKDIDGDTAETFAANNGHGEVVEAIQASPES, encoded by the coding sequence ATGCTTTTGAGCCTGTTGGTTCTAGGGGGCACTATCGGCTGCCGCCCCGCCACGGTGTTAGTCGACAACAAGGCCGAGGACGTTGAGGGGGAGCTGCAATCCGAAGGCCAACCTAGCTCGACCAGCGAGGCGGTGTCGGTGGACGAGAGTGCCGCGTCGGATGACGAGGCTGCATCCGTGGACGAGCGTGCCGTGTCGGACGAGGTCCCCATTCAAGCGGCGGATCCGAAAACGAGCAACACGGAACCGAGTGCCACCGGGCCCAAGTTCAGCGACGATGCGTTTCACCGAGCTGCACTCGATGGCAACATGCGGATCATCCAGCTTTCCCTCGATTCGGGAACGGACATCAATGTCCCAGACGAACAGGGACACACGGTCTTGCACTTCGCCGCTTTCAATGGACACACCGAGTTGGTGAAATTTTTTCTCGACAAAGGAATGCCGATCGATTTGCGTGATGGGGAAGGCAAATCGGCGTTGATCCATGCCGCATCGGGTCCGTTCAACGAGACGGTCGTGCTGCTGCTGGATGAGGGTGCGGATATGAACCTCGCAGACCAAACCGAAGGTTTCACGGCACTGATGATGGCTGCTGCCGAAGGGCAACTTGAGGTGGTCAAGACGCTGCTTACGCGCGGCGCCGACAAATCAGCGAAAGACATCGACGGCGACACTGCCGAAACCTTCGCCGCCAACAATGGTCACGGCGAAGTGGTCGAAGCGATTCAAGCCTCGCCAGAGTCCTAA
- a CDS encoding 6-pyruvoyl trahydropterin synthase family protein, with the protein MTDATYRVEVAKQQFVFSAAHFITFAGDICERIHGHNYGVRAMVEGPLDENRYVVDFIALRDAVLEQTKVLDHHVILPEHHAEIKLTSDSKETTATFRDRRWVFPNEDCVILPVVNTTAEEIARVIAERVRDRMRERFGDAITFLEIGVDENEGQWGVCRIKW; encoded by the coding sequence ATGACCGACGCAACCTATCGAGTTGAAGTAGCCAAGCAGCAATTCGTTTTTTCGGCTGCCCATTTCATTACGTTTGCCGGAGACATCTGCGAACGAATCCATGGGCACAACTATGGAGTGCGGGCCATGGTGGAAGGTCCGCTCGACGAGAACCGGTATGTGGTCGATTTTATCGCCCTGCGGGATGCGGTTTTGGAGCAAACCAAGGTTCTCGATCACCACGTGATTCTTCCAGAGCATCATGCCGAAATCAAACTCACCAGCGACTCGAAGGAGACCACGGCGACGTTCCGCGACCGGCGCTGGGTTTTTCCAAACGAGGATTGCGTGATCTTGCCTGTGGTCAATACAACCGCTGAGGAAATTGCCAGAGTGATTGCCGAGCGAGTTCGCGACCGGATGCGAGAACGGTTTGGTGACGCGATCACGTTCCTTGAAATCGGAGTCGATGAAAATGAAGGGCAATGGGGCGTTTGCCGGATCAAGTGGTAG
- a CDS encoding triphosphoribosyl-dephospho-CoA synthase, with translation MPGGEARDPGDGADPLDAIRLHVRSVADAVRWACVLEATAPKAGNVFPGQSFDDLCFLDFMAAAEATAAAFADPGRRFSEMTLDAVRQTRKQCGSNVNLGITLLMAPLVEVVHSQRGSNTLDGAAAIARCLKQQAAQDAVNIFTAIRIASAGGLGKVDSMDVNDVSDAPIDLIAAMRSAAHHDAIAFQYTCGFADFFSRVVPTVQSAIVVAGDLLRGITNAHLELLADSPDTLISRKCGREAAVDVQRRACRLDKLSGADRLQFDQYLRSDGNRLNPGTTADLIAAALFQLLSSPLIETTHS, from the coding sequence ATGCCGGGCGGTGAGGCGAGGGACCCTGGTGATGGGGCCGATCCGCTTGATGCGATCCGCCTTCACGTTCGTTCGGTAGCGGACGCCGTTCGCTGGGCGTGTGTGTTGGAAGCCACCGCTCCCAAGGCAGGCAATGTGTTTCCGGGACAATCCTTTGATGACCTCTGTTTTCTCGATTTCATGGCTGCGGCGGAAGCAACCGCTGCGGCGTTTGCCGATCCCGGTCGACGCTTTAGCGAGATGACGCTTGATGCCGTTCGGCAAACACGAAAACAGTGTGGATCCAATGTCAATTTGGGCATCACGCTTTTGATGGCCCCTCTCGTGGAAGTGGTTCATTCTCAACGAGGCAGCAACACCCTCGATGGGGCCGCAGCCATCGCAAGGTGCTTGAAGCAACAAGCGGCTCAGGACGCGGTGAACATTTTCACCGCGATTCGGATTGCATCGGCGGGTGGTTTGGGAAAAGTCGACTCCATGGACGTAAACGACGTATCGGATGCCCCCATCGACTTGATCGCAGCGATGCGGTCCGCTGCCCACCACGACGCGATCGCCTTTCAATACACATGCGGATTTGCTGACTTTTTTTCGCGAGTGGTCCCAACGGTTCAATCTGCGATCGTCGTCGCCGGCGACCTGCTGCGAGGCATCACCAACGCGCATTTGGAACTGTTAGCAGACTCGCCCGACACGCTGATTTCTCGAAAGTGTGGCAGAGAGGCTGCCGTTGATGTTCAGCGGCGGGCTTGTCGACTCGATAAACTCTCCGGTGCAGACCGGCTTCAATTCGATCAGTATTTACGTAGTGACGGCAATCGCTTGAATCCGGGAACCACCGCCGACCTGATCGCTGCGGCCCTCTTCCAATTGCTCAGTTCCCCCCTGATCGAGACAACGCATTCATGA
- a CDS encoding alpha/beta fold hydrolase: MKSIAENLLPYPSHELTIGPHRLRYLDEGVSNDRVLLCVHGNPTWSFYWRSVVDRFQSSYRVVAVDHLGCGRSEKPPRGEDVARGEFPYRMANHRDNLIKLIDALDLEQITLVAHDWGGAIGLSAMLQRRERLDRMVLLNTGAFPPPYVPWRIAACRWPLVGTAAVRGLNAFARAAVSMAMSRQRLSAEAREGLLAPYNTWENRVAIDAFVRDIPTKRSHPTYPTLAKLEADLPSLASIPSLLVWGMKDWCFRVECLRRFEEVWPNATTLEIADAGHYVIEDANAEVLAGMERFLINTDKQGDDAGR, encoded by the coding sequence ATGAAATCGATTGCTGAAAACCTCTTGCCGTATCCGTCGCACGAATTAACGATCGGTCCCCACAGGCTGCGTTATTTGGACGAAGGCGTTTCCAATGATCGGGTATTGCTGTGTGTTCACGGCAACCCAACATGGAGTTTCTATTGGCGAAGTGTCGTGGACCGATTCCAGTCCTCGTATCGCGTCGTGGCCGTCGACCATCTGGGTTGTGGCCGAAGCGAGAAACCGCCACGGGGGGAAGATGTAGCGCGGGGTGAGTTCCCCTACCGAATGGCGAACCATCGGGACAATCTGATAAAACTGATCGACGCGCTCGATCTGGAGCAGATCACGTTGGTGGCCCATGATTGGGGCGGTGCCATCGGTTTGAGTGCGATGCTTCAGAGGCGTGAACGACTTGACCGCATGGTGCTACTCAACACGGGGGCCTTTCCACCGCCGTATGTTCCATGGCGGATTGCGGCTTGCAGATGGCCACTCGTCGGCACCGCCGCAGTCCGTGGCCTCAACGCATTCGCTCGCGCTGCGGTGAGCATGGCCATGTCTCGCCAACGTTTGTCGGCCGAGGCCCGAGAGGGATTGTTGGCCCCTTATAACACTTGGGAAAACCGCGTGGCAATCGATGCGTTCGTGAGAGACATTCCAACCAAGCGATCTCATCCCACCTATCCGACGTTGGCCAAGCTTGAAGCGGACCTGCCGTCACTGGCCTCGATTCCTTCGCTGCTGGTTTGGGGGATGAAGGATTGGTGTTTCCGCGTTGAATGTCTGCGTCGTTTCGAAGAGGTTTGGCCCAATGCGACGACGTTGGAAATCGCTGATGCCGGTCACTATGTGATCGAGGATGCAAACGCCGAGGTGCTCGCAGGCATGGAACGCTTCCTAATCAACACGGACAAGCAGGGCGACGATGCCGGGCGGTGA